One Mus musculus strain C57BL/6J chromosome 2, GRCm38.p6 C57BL/6J genomic window, ACCACTGCGGCGATGTTTTCATGGTAATGCTTGTAAGTAAAGCCATCAAACATTGAGATGGTGGCCAGGGCTTCCAGAACTGAGGCACTGAGGTAAAATAGGGCAGCCACACAGTGGTAGGCTGCATCCTGTGGGTGAAAAGGGTTGTGTCAGAGATGAAAAGGAAGAGATACCCCAATCCAGACAGGGAAACAAAGCCCTCGAATTACCTGCTCCCATCTTTGTCCCTGGCCTTTGAATCATACCCATAACCCCTAAGTCTACCAGCTTAATGGAGGTTTGATGACTGTTGGCTGAGTTTCCTCTCCCTGGGCAGACCCCACAGTGAGCCCTTTAGTGGACGAGGATGCTGTTTTCTCTGAGGTATTACAGAGGGAGAGTTTGGAGCGTGAGCTGATTGTTCTTTCTTATTAACTTGACAGGATTAGAAACGTCTCTGAGAGACACCTCCGGGtgtgtctttgaggttgtttctCCAGAGGCTTAACTGAGGACCGATGACTCACCCCGAATGTGAATGGCACCATCCCACAGCCTGGGGTCCCAGACTGAACAAGGAAGAGAAAGCCAGCTGAACACAAACATTCATCCTTCTGCTTTCTGATTACTGACTGATGAGATTAGTGCCTCACCTCTTCTGCAGCTAGCCCTTCCCCACCATGACTATACCTATAAACCATGAGCCGCACGAACCCGTCTGTAAACTGCTCTTTAGTCAGGTATTTTTCCATAGCAACAAGAAACATAACAAATAATGGATTAcgggaagaaataaaaactggTTCTGGATCCCAAGATCAACTGCTCATGCTTACAGTCCTGACTTGGATGAGGGCCTTTTGTCCAGGGACAGAGAAGCCCGGGCCATTTCATCCAGGGACAGAGAAGCCCGAGCCATTTCTGTTACTTCCACTATGttggtcttatttatttattttggctcttggTATATTTCAAAGCAAAAGGGAACCGCGACAATGTTCTGTGTGGCTGTAATTTGGAAGTGATTTCAAAGTGCAAATAGAAAGGCCACCGAGAGGAATCAGCCTAGCCAAGTGACCTGACCCTCCTTGGTTAATATAAGCAAGTCCCCCTTGTATTTTTTGAGGCCTGTCTCCAGGGCCTCAAAGCAGAACTTACTacaaaagaaagaacacaggCCATTTTGGCACCCAAGTCTTCTGGAGAGCGTGCTTAGATGGTAGTCACCACCAAAGCCAGGCAGAAGACATGGTCTGGTCACTAGGGAGCCATTAGCTTAGGTCTAGCCTTCAGGACTCTGCTCCCCAAGACAATAGCCCTCCTGGATGGTGGGAGTACCTGAGAGCTGTCAGGTGCATGTGGGTTGGGGTACTGGTTCTGCTCGAAAAGGCTATAGCAGATAAGAAAGCTGAGCACCCATGAGATTCTGCAGTTAATACACCAATCTTGCCTCTTTGCTCTGACCTCCTTAATGCGGGAAGCCCTTACTGCTATGAAGAAACTGAACTAAGGCCAGGCCAACTCCACTTTGGATTGTGCTGAAAAATGTTTCCAGGGAAGCCACAATTCAGGCTTGGGAAAGTAGTCTTCTAGTGATGGGGTTCCAGCACTGCCCCCCTCCCCATATACAAATTCCCTGGGCCAGCACTCACCAGTGTGATCCAGGAAGTCTCACCGCCATGAGTACCAATTATGTACAAGATCATCAGGGAAGTGGTGGCCACAAAGcagaacacagacacaaacatcacCCAGCCCTGGGCCAGGGGCAAGGGTACCAGGGAGGAGGCAATCAGGATCCACACCAGGCCTCCAAAGACCTgcagggaggagacagaggcaggggtatTGGAACAGGGCAAAGCACAGATCACCAAGGGGCTCAAACCCCAGCTCTGAGCCTTCGCAGGAGCTCAGAAAGCAGATACACAAAGAGGGCGGGCAGGAGCCTCAGCCAAACATCTCTTTTATCCTCCAAAGCCACAGGCTAGAACTCCAGGCTCACCCTCTGCCATTTGTCTTACTTTGTCTCATTTCTTAAGTATgatcttcatttattttatctaaTAAACATTGTATCATACCTGGACATTGTACTAAAAGCCTCATAAACATTCACTCCGGCAGCTCCGGCAACAGTGTTATGGGCGAGGAATGGACACGTTTGTCAAATGGTATAAGGGAGGCATGGGAAACCATTGTTAGAACTTACAGTATTTAGTATTAGCATTCGAATGCCTACCCTTTCTTCTGAGTGCCTGTTCTTCTCAGTTGCCTTGTTATTAAAATATTCCTTATATTATAAAGTTGTAAGCAGCCAGCTGGGGGTGACAGTACATGTTAGAAAGGTAGAGGTAGGAGGAGGGCAAGTTCAGGGTtaaacagtgagttctaggccagcctaagctacatagtgagatcctgtatcAAAATATCAAGGGCTGGACATGTAGATGGTGGTAGAAGTCAATTGTCTAGCCACtgaaagaccctgggttcaagcctcagcaacagaaaaaaattgtagcaattcagagattttttttaaaggttattgATGGGTAAACTTACTTGCTACACTATATTGTTAGCATTTTTCCCCTCAGAGTCAGAGTCTTAGATGCTCAAGTGTAGGAAGTGCTCTGACTGTTGGTGTTGAAATTGGAGTGGAGGGGGGTCACAGGTTGGCCTTGTGTTTGAGAGGAGCACACCTCAGGGATAGCCAAAAGAGATCCCCATTGATGTCCCCAGGGTTGAAGAGTTCCAATTCTCGGAGGGGAACAAAAGAGCCCCCAGAAGCCAGCAGGATGGCCCAGCCACATGAGCCCCCTCGGGATTGTCTCCACTTCTCTCTGACCCTCTTCTGCTCAAGCCTCGTCTCTGTGTCCCATGCAGATAAGGACCTGGATGGGTCCTGTGGAGATGGCTCTGCAGAAGAAAGTCTGGAGAGCAGTGTGACAGAGCAGGCCACATCCTCCTGACCATCTTGGGGCCAAGGGAAGGCAGAACTGCCAGCCTTGTGTTGAGGGTAGAATGGGACCTGCTTTTAGGATGCACTGGAGTACGGTATGGAGAAAAGTGATGGCCGGCCAAGTCTGTCCATCTGGTCCTTTAATGTGAGATATTTCTCTCTTATGTGCCCTTGGTCTGGTCACCTTATCCAGGGCCAACTTAAGTCAAGCTATTTGTCTGCATGCATCAAGGGAATCCTTATGTCTCTGAAGCCCTTGGTCCCACAACATAAGAGCATCTGGCAAGAAGTAAAAGGCGCTTTCTCTGATGAGGCAGTTTTGGGAGTGAAGTCTGCCttggtcacagaagctgtttccCTGGGCGGGGATGCCAGGAGAATCCATCCAGCACATCTCCCAGCCAGCCATCTTCCATATAAGCATCCTCACTGGCTGAATGGCTGGACTAAACTAGAGTGACTTGTGAACAAAACCATCACAGGAGCAGCTTAGGTTGCCCGTATGTGTGAGAGCATTACTCTGAAGAAGCTATGTGTGATTCTGTGGGCCCGAAGGGCTTATGGGTAACTGATAAGCTTGACCTTGAAAGACACTGAGTGCCACAGAAGAAGTCTCGTTCAGTCCAATCCACTCTCCCAACCCTTGCCAAAGGGCTGAGTGGTTCA contains:
- the Mal gene encoding myelin and lymphocyte protein isoform 1 (isoform 1 is encoded by transcript variant 1), whose product is MAPAAASGGSTLPSGFSVFTTFPDLLFVCEFVFGGLVWILIASSLVPLPLAQGWVMFVSVFCFVATTSLMILYIIGTHGGETSWITLDAAYHCVAALFYLSASVLEALATISMFDGFTYKHYHENIAAVVFAYVVTLIYVVHAVFSLIRWKSS